In Musa acuminata AAA Group cultivar baxijiao chromosome BXJ3-11, Cavendish_Baxijiao_AAA, whole genome shotgun sequence, one DNA window encodes the following:
- the LOC103971626 gene encoding uncharacterized protein LOC103971626, protein MEDDTNAKKEEEEFNTGPLSVLMMSVKNNTQVLINCRNNKKLLGRVRAFDRHCNMVLENVREMWTEIPKTGKGKKKALPVNKDRFISKMFIRGDSVIIVLRNPK, encoded by the exons ATGGAGGACGACACAAAT GccaaaaaagaagaggaggaattcAATACAGGACCTCTCTCTGTTCTGATGATGAGTGTCAAAAATAATACACAG GTGCTTATCAATTGCAGGAACAACAAGAAGCTACTTGGCCGCGTGAGAGCTTTTGATCGTCACTGTAACATGGTCCTTGAAAATGTTAGGGAAATGTGGACTGAG ATACCCAAGACAGGCAAgggaaagaagaaagcacttccaGTCAACAAGGATCGATTCATCAGTAAAATGTTCATTCGAGGGGATTCAGTCATCATTGTACTCAGGAATCCCAAGTGA